In Pseudomonas poae, a single genomic region encodes these proteins:
- a CDS encoding response regulator yields MSESSSPRQQILLVDDEEDALIELAESLENEGFVCFTASSVTDALQELTLNPDIALIITDLRMPEESGISLIKRLREHTERAHLPVIVMSGHAEMDDVSDMLRLQVLDLFRKPIYLVRLIDTLNSLFPLPKSRY; encoded by the coding sequence ATGAGCGAATCGTCTTCTCCTCGCCAGCAAATTCTATTGGTGGACGACGAAGAGGACGCTCTGATCGAACTCGCCGAATCCCTCGAAAATGAGGGATTCGTGTGTTTCACCGCCTCCTCTGTAACCGATGCATTACAAGAACTGACACTCAACCCCGATATCGCCCTGATCATCACCGACCTGCGCATGCCCGAGGAAAGCGGTATTTCCTTGATCAAGCGCTTGCGCGAACACACCGAGCGCGCGCACCTGCCGGTGATCGTGATGTCGGGTCATGCCGAAATGGATGATGTGAGCGACATGCTGCGCTTGCAGGTGCTCGATCTGTTTCGCAAGCCGATCTACTTGGTGCGGTTGATCGATACGCTCAACAGCCTTTTCCCGCTCCCCAAATCCCGCTACTGA
- a CDS encoding Flp family type IVb pilin has protein sequence MFLDLMLKVYVQTQTFFQRKDGASGIEYAIIVALVALVIVAAGSGLGTKVASVFNTMATKMTTAS, from the coding sequence ATGTTCCTTGACCTGATGTTGAAAGTTTATGTCCAAACGCAAACATTCTTCCAACGCAAAGACGGTGCGTCGGGTATTGAGTACGCAATTATCGTTGCGCTGGTTGCACTTGTTATTGTCGCGGCCGGTTCTGGGCTGGGCACTAAGGTAGCCTCGGTGTTCAACACAATGGCTACTAAAATGACGACAGCGAGCTGA
- a CDS encoding type II and III secretion system protein family protein encodes MSHRYALMFTQLAWALMLSSLPAGAALAASGNCSALGQLPAVVEVGEGLQQELQSPVAITRLAIGDPKIADVRVNGDRNFLLTGVSSGATSLMVWTACASAPRQSMVFVKGKATSALTSLSLSPSEDPTLPSQVQTDIRFVEVSRTKLKEASTKFLGMGTNFFLGSPNLLSPSESVFKLPVSTSNFNVGFGGGRVKAMINALEQSGFAYTLARPSLVAMSGQSATFLAGGEVPIPVPSAGSDTISIEYKEFGIRLTLTPTVIDRNRITLKVAPEVSELDYSNAIAIQGIQVPALTVRRTDTSVSLADGESFVISGLISTNNTSTFNKFPGLGDIPILGAFFRDSTISREEKELLMIVTPHLVQPLAANAQLPSLPGEKLRSYDPNWYRMFFLENGNFDRRTGLSQ; translated from the coding sequence ATGAGCCATCGCTACGCACTCATGTTCACTCAGCTGGCCTGGGCCTTGATGCTGTCGAGCTTGCCCGCAGGCGCGGCACTCGCGGCGTCGGGCAATTGCAGCGCCTTGGGCCAATTGCCCGCTGTGGTCGAAGTGGGAGAAGGCCTGCAACAAGAGCTGCAATCGCCGGTGGCAATCACACGCCTGGCCATTGGTGACCCCAAAATTGCCGACGTCCGGGTCAACGGCGACCGTAACTTCCTGCTGACCGGTGTCTCAAGCGGCGCCACCAGCCTCATGGTGTGGACGGCCTGCGCCAGCGCCCCGCGCCAGAGCATGGTGTTCGTCAAAGGCAAGGCGACTTCGGCGCTGACCAGCCTGTCGCTGTCGCCTTCGGAAGACCCAACGCTGCCCAGCCAGGTGCAAACCGATATCCGGTTTGTCGAAGTCAGCCGTACCAAGCTCAAGGAAGCCAGCACCAAATTCCTCGGCATGGGCACAAACTTTTTCCTCGGCAGCCCCAACCTGCTGTCTCCCTCGGAGAGCGTGTTCAAGCTGCCGGTTAGCACGAGCAATTTCAACGTTGGCTTCGGCGGTGGTCGTGTCAAAGCGATGATCAACGCGTTAGAACAAAGCGGTTTTGCCTACACCTTGGCGCGTCCGAGCCTGGTCGCCATGAGCGGTCAGAGCGCCACCTTCCTTGCCGGTGGTGAAGTACCGATCCCGGTGCCCAGCGCCGGTAGCGACACCATCTCCATCGAGTACAAGGAGTTCGGTATTCGCCTGACCCTCACGCCCACGGTGATCGATCGCAACCGCATCACCCTCAAGGTTGCGCCGGAGGTCAGCGAGCTCGACTACAGCAACGCGATCGCGATCCAAGGCATTCAGGTGCCGGCCCTGACCGTGCGCCGCACCGACACCAGCGTGTCCCTGGCCGACGGCGAAAGCTTCGTGATCAGCGGCCTGATCAGTACCAATAACACCTCCACCTTCAACAAATTTCCAGGCCTGGGCGATATCCCCATCCTGGGTGCGTTTTTCCGTGATTCCACCATCAGCCGCGAAGAAAAAGAACTGCTGATGATCGTCACCCCTCACCTGGTGCAGCCGTTGGCCGCCAACGCTCAACTGCCTTCCTTACCCGGCGAAAAACTGCGCAGCTACGACCCGAACTGGTACCGCATGTTTTTCCTGGAAAACGGTAATTTCGACCGCCGCACAGGACTGTCCCAATGA
- a CDS encoding CpaF family protein translates to MNGEKLFGGPARTAGGNSDHDGLKLVLHRYIIDAIEESGKNLLEGTRQSLAQFVIDKVSEYITRMRLAISRYEMERLAEEIVDELTGFGPLEVLLRDPSVTEILVNGPHRVFIERDGLLHQSDLRFIDDHHVERVMQRILAPLGRRLDESSPMVDARLPDGSRVNAIIPPIALDGPCLSIRKFRKDMLKSSDLVAMQTIDHSIFEFFQEAVGKRCNILISGGTGTGKTTLLNILSQLINPHERLVTIEDVAELQLGHPHVVRLETRPPNAEGHGEVRSSDLIRNALRMRPDRIILGEIRGVEVLDVMTAMNTGHDGSMSTVHANNAQDALLRLETLVGLTGRVIAEKTLRQMICAALDVVIQLTRMPDGRRCVSEVVEVVGVRDDVYVTNTLFRLDRRTGFGFLREALNPAGDKLRRESALQS, encoded by the coding sequence ATGAACGGCGAAAAACTGTTTGGCGGCCCCGCCCGCACGGCGGGAGGCAATAGCGATCACGATGGCCTGAAACTGGTGCTGCATCGCTACATCATCGACGCCATCGAGGAGTCGGGTAAAAACCTGCTGGAAGGCACGCGCCAATCCCTCGCGCAATTTGTCATCGACAAAGTGTCCGAGTACATCACGCGCATGCGCCTGGCGATTTCGCGCTATGAAATGGAACGCCTGGCCGAGGAGATCGTCGACGAACTCACCGGTTTCGGCCCCTTGGAAGTGCTGCTGCGCGACCCGTCGGTGACCGAGATTCTGGTCAACGGCCCGCACCGGGTCTTTATCGAGCGCGATGGCCTGCTGCACCAAAGTGACCTGCGCTTTATCGACGACCACCATGTGGAACGCGTGATGCAACGCATCCTCGCGCCGCTGGGCCGACGCCTGGACGAGTCGTCGCCCATGGTGGATGCGCGCTTGCCTGACGGTAGCCGGGTCAACGCGATTATCCCGCCCATTGCCCTGGATGGGCCCTGCCTGTCGATTCGGAAGTTCCGCAAGGACATGCTCAAAAGCAGTGACCTGGTGGCCATGCAGACCATCGACCACAGCATTTTCGAATTCTTCCAGGAGGCCGTGGGCAAGCGCTGCAACATCCTGATCAGCGGCGGTACCGGCACTGGCAAGACCACCTTGCTCAATATCCTCAGCCAGTTGATCAACCCCCACGAACGGCTAGTGACCATCGAAGACGTTGCCGAACTGCAACTGGGCCACCCCCACGTGGTACGCCTGGAAACTCGCCCGCCGAATGCCGAGGGTCACGGTGAAGTAAGGTCCAGCGACCTGATCCGCAACGCCCTGCGGATGCGCCCCGACCGCATCATTCTCGGCGAGATCCGGGGCGTGGAAGTGCTCGACGTGATGACCGCCATGAACACCGGCCACGATGGTTCGATGAGCACTGTGCACGCCAACAATGCTCAAGACGCGCTGCTGCGCCTGGAAACCCTGGTGGGCCTGACCGGCCGAGTGATCGCGGAAAAAACCCTGCGCCAGATGATCTGCGCCGCACTGGACGTGGTGATCCAGCTGACACGCATGCCCGATGGCCGCCGTTGCGTCAGCGAAGTGGTGGAAGTGGTGGGCGTGCGTGACGACGTGTATGTCACCAACACCCTGTTCCGCCTGGACCGGCGTACCGGCTTCGGTTTCCTGCGGGAAGCGCTCAACCCGGCCGGCGACAAACTGCGCCGCGAATCGGCCTTGCAGTCATAG
- a CDS encoding prepilin peptidase, with protein MTQGLVIVFWLALCALQDMRQRQIANVLTLGGGLLALIYLLWVGVTWIGAPASDGGWAFALALLLGLPGYALGRFGAGDVKLLAALGLATHTEYLLWSLIGSAVAMCVWIVMRQGLSARVAHQPDQASIKQPFAPYLLTGFIASWLWIH; from the coding sequence GTGACCCAAGGCTTGGTAATCGTGTTCTGGCTGGCGCTCTGCGCGTTGCAGGATATGCGTCAGCGGCAAATCGCCAATGTACTCACCCTTGGTGGAGGCCTTCTCGCCTTGATCTACCTGTTGTGGGTGGGCGTTACCTGGATCGGCGCGCCTGCCAGCGACGGCGGCTGGGCGTTTGCCCTGGCCTTGCTGCTGGGTTTGCCGGGCTATGCGCTGGGCCGCTTTGGCGCGGGTGATGTGAAGCTGTTGGCCGCATTGGGGTTGGCCACTCATACCGAGTATTTGCTGTGGTCGTTGATCGGTTCTGCAGTGGCGATGTGCGTGTGGATTGTTATGCGTCAAGGGCTTAGCGCACGTGTTGCACATCAACCCGATCAGGCGTCAATAAAGCAGCCATTTGCGCCGTATTTATTGACAGGTTTCATCGCGTCCTGGCTTTGGATCCATTAG
- a CDS encoding pilus assembly protein, with amino-acid sequence MKTGLPRKQKGAAAIEFALVFGIFFAVFYGLVSYSLPLLLMQSFNQAAAEAVRQAMSVDPVTAGTAYPTQLTARAKNTAITQLSWIPTSFQFSPDFITATYVGTTLTVAITYPSSNLYSVFPALVIPGVGTVPNLPTNLAARSSVQF; translated from the coding sequence ATGAAAACAGGCCTCCCTAGAAAGCAGAAAGGTGCTGCGGCGATTGAATTCGCCCTGGTCTTCGGGATTTTTTTCGCCGTGTTCTATGGCCTCGTCAGCTATAGCCTGCCGCTGCTGCTGATGCAGTCGTTCAACCAGGCAGCGGCAGAGGCCGTGCGTCAGGCCATGTCGGTCGACCCGGTTACCGCGGGCACCGCGTACCCTACACAACTCACTGCGCGGGCGAAAAACACGGCAATCACTCAGTTGAGTTGGATTCCCACCAGCTTCCAGTTTTCTCCGGACTTCATCACCGCGACCTACGTTGGCACCACGTTGACCGTGGCCATCACCTACCCCTCCAGCAACCTCTACTCGGTGTTTCCGGCGCTGGTGATTCCCGGCGTAGGCACCGTACCGAACCTGCCAACCAACCTCGCCGCCCGTTCGAGTGTTCAATTTTGA
- a CDS encoding DUF4136 domain-containing protein, with amino-acid sequence MFRRIATLAFVMLLGGCQTSQVNHDFDASRDFGAYRSWAWKDPALQYRPDDPRIKSDLTEQRIRQAVGEQLDQRGLRPAAAGTKADLNVQAYLIVEDRQQQVTTNYGGAWGGPWNGYWGAPMYNETRNITYKVATIQIDLLDGKDGKLVWRGSDEQMMSSTPNPQDRSNAIRTTVSRILSTYPPH; translated from the coding sequence ATGTTTCGTCGTATCGCGACCCTCGCTTTTGTAATGCTGCTGGGCGGTTGCCAGACCAGCCAGGTCAATCACGATTTTGATGCCAGCCGAGATTTCGGCGCTTACCGCAGTTGGGCCTGGAAAGACCCGGCGCTGCAGTACCGCCCGGATGATCCGCGCATCAAGAGTGACCTTACCGAACAACGCATCCGCCAGGCGGTGGGCGAACAGCTCGACCAGCGTGGCCTGCGCCCGGCAGCGGCGGGTACCAAGGCTGACTTGAACGTGCAGGCCTACCTGATCGTCGAGGACCGCCAGCAACAAGTCACCACCAACTACGGCGGCGCCTGGGGCGGCCCATGGAATGGCTACTGGGGCGCGCCGATGTACAACGAAACGCGCAACATCACCTACAAAGTGGCGACCATCCAGATCGACCTGCTTGACGGCAAGGACGGCAAGCTGGTGTGGCGTGGCAGTGACGAGCAGATGATGAGCAGCACGCCGAACCCGCAGGATCGCAGTAATGCCATTCGCACCACGGTAAGCCGAATCCTCTCTACCTACCCACCTCATTAA
- a CDS encoding DUF4136 domain-containing protein has product MRRLCLILLSLGLGACSSPNPYVAASAPIPPAPVQAANTFDASAYPAPVRDYGAYRNWAWRNGQLPAGSAWADSAQIAEAVSGALDQRGLRPLHDNRPPDLLVSADVRLEKRLKQVQDDYGYGYGGYNRYGNGYGMYNSVPVVRTYEVTVAVVRVNLFDARSGQPVWSTSAETASQGSLSQRADALRQAVQKAMTAYPPS; this is encoded by the coding sequence ATGCGTCGTCTCTGTTTGATCCTGTTGTCTCTCGGTTTGGGGGCGTGCTCCAGCCCCAACCCCTATGTGGCCGCCTCTGCGCCAATCCCACCCGCGCCTGTTCAGGCGGCTAACACCTTCGATGCCAGCGCTTATCCTGCGCCGGTGCGCGATTACGGTGCCTACCGCAATTGGGCCTGGCGCAACGGTCAACTGCCTGCAGGTTCGGCATGGGCCGATTCGGCGCAAATTGCCGAAGCCGTCAGCGGCGCCCTCGACCAGCGCGGCCTGCGCCCATTGCATGACAACCGTCCACCGGACTTGTTGGTGAGCGCCGATGTGCGCCTGGAGAAGCGTCTCAAGCAAGTCCAGGATGACTACGGCTACGGTTACGGCGGCTACAACCGGTATGGCAACGGCTACGGCATGTACAACTCGGTGCCGGTGGTGCGCACCTATGAAGTCACGGTGGCGGTGGTGCGCGTCAACCTGTTCGACGCGCGCAGTGGCCAGCCGGTATGGAGCACCAGTGCCGAAACCGCCAGCCAAGGCAGCCTCAGTCAACGCGCCGATGCCTTGCGCCAGGCCGTGCAAAAGGCCATGACCGCCTATCCGCCCAGTTAA
- a CDS encoding methyltransferase domain-containing protein, giving the protein MSDRHFDQLATRFAEKIYGGAKGAIRLAVLQADLTEALPKRPLRVLDIGAGLGHMSLWLAEQGHQVTLAEPAEPMLEGARQRFADAGQTATFIHAPWQDLLGQLTEPYDLVLCHAVLEWLAEPHAILPVLHQLTVPGGWLSLAFYNRDALIYRNLLKGHFRKMRKNDMAGEKQSLTPQQPLDPRELAAQLEGLWQVESQSGVRVFHDYMPVEFQARADLQDLLEMELAHRRHPSFAGLGRYLHWICRPV; this is encoded by the coding sequence ATGAGTGATCGTCATTTCGACCAGTTGGCCACGCGTTTTGCCGAAAAAATCTATGGCGGGGCCAAGGGTGCGATTCGCCTGGCGGTGCTGCAGGCCGACCTGACCGAGGCCCTGCCGAAGCGCCCATTGCGCGTGTTGGATATCGGGGCGGGGCTGGGCCATATGTCGCTGTGGCTGGCCGAGCAAGGCCATCAAGTCACCCTGGCTGAGCCTGCCGAACCGATGCTTGAAGGCGCCCGCCAACGTTTCGCCGACGCTGGTCAGACGGCGACTTTTATTCATGCGCCGTGGCAGGACCTGCTTGGCCAACTCACCGAGCCGTACGACCTGGTGTTGTGCCACGCCGTGCTGGAGTGGCTGGCCGAGCCCCATGCGATCCTGCCCGTGTTGCATCAGCTCACGGTGCCCGGTGGCTGGCTGTCCCTGGCGTTCTACAACCGGGATGCGTTGATCTACCGTAATTTGCTCAAAGGCCACTTCCGCAAAATGCGCAAGAACGACATGGCTGGCGAGAAACAGAGCCTCACGCCGCAGCAACCCCTCGACCCACGGGAATTGGCGGCGCAACTCGAAGGCCTTTGGCAGGTCGAAAGCCAAAGTGGTGTGCGGGTGTTCCACGACTATATGCCGGTGGAATTCCAGGCCCGTGCAGATTTGCAGGACCTTTTGGAGATGGAGCTCGCTCACCGTCGTCACCCAAGCTTTGCCGGACTTGGGCGTTATTTGCACTGGATCTGCCGTCCGGTTTAA
- a CDS encoding nucleotide pyrophosphohydrolase: MNLEHLTERLHRIRDTNDWKQFHSPKNLAMAASVEMSELVEIFQWLTEDQSRQLPADKLAHAGQEVGDIVLYLLLLCSELGLDMNEVVRAKLADSERRFAHE; this comes from the coding sequence ATGAACCTCGAACACCTCACCGAACGCCTGCACCGCATCCGCGATACCAACGACTGGAAGCAGTTCCACAGCCCAAAAAACCTGGCCATGGCCGCCAGCGTGGAAATGTCCGAGTTGGTGGAGATCTTCCAATGGCTCACCGAAGACCAATCCCGTCAGTTGCCCGCCGACAAACTCGCCCATGCCGGGCAGGAAGTGGGCGATATCGTGTTGTACCTGCTGTTGTTGTGCAGTGAGTTGGGCCTGGACATGAACGAAGTGGTGCGCGCCAAGTTGGCCGACAGCGAGCGGCGGTTTGCCCATGAGTGA